TACTATAAGACAGTGAATGAGGTTTGGGAGGGTCCACAGCAGGGGGCTGCAGGGACAAGCATGCAGAGGACGGTCCCTGCCATCTGCATCCTGCTCTCCAAAGACCCTCTGGATCCCCAGGAGCCTGGATACCAACCTCCACAGTCCCTGGGTGTTCctgcagaggacacagagagacgCAGGGCTCTGCTCAGGCCAGCTCACAGTCCGTCCTCACAGGACAAAGCCAAGAGACTGTGTCAGGACGACTGGAGCTTGTGGTCCCCCTGAACCAACCAGGTCTCACTGCAGATTGAACAATTCTGTTTATTAGTCTGATCTGATGGTTATTTCATCACGCCTGTCAGCAGCATCACAATTTCCTAAGAATATGAAATaacttaaatgttaaaaaaattatttaaatgtttatgatgtttgtgtacaaataataaatagaaaagcATCATAATTAGTATTTATATGGATGTTCATTATATTagcattaaataataataaggagaattagaaaaacaaaatactttttagaataaagatattttttcgACATTTGAGAGGAATATGTTGGATAAAGATGTTACATTCTGCATAGAGCTGATTTTGTTATTGGGAGAGGGACAGTAttttggccttttttttttgtttttaccaaaAACTATACAAATCTAACGATATATTTAACGTGCTGACACATTACTTTAaaaattttagatttttttctttcttttctttcttgtctaTTTTTTGTCAATATAATTGTATAGGAGTTACAGGGGATCAAAATTAGCCtacaaataagaaataattcTGAATTTAAACTAGCATAGTTtaatgtttatgtatatatagcTAATGAAACCTAATGAAAGATGTTCTATCAATTCATAATCCACAGTATGCAGCTTTactgagaaattaaaaacaccATGATACTCCTCCTTGTGATTTGTACATACATGTGCATGTTGAAATTTAAATCAGTCTGTTGCCACACCAactttgtaattattattagcAGCAGTAACGAGTTACAGTACAAGTATGTTCATATTCTGATGCACTATTTCAACAAAGCACCATAAAAGTACTCAATATTTAGTGAAAGccgtaaaatataaaaatcaagttttGCACAAATCGTCTATATTATGTTTCCTACTTTTCAAGGGATTTCATGAACATAATAATGTATGATAAGAATGTTTTGATTAAATGTTGACTTTCATATACTTAATGAATTTGTAATCACTAAAACAAATAATCTAGTTTAGGAAATGCATCCCAGCTTATGTTCTTTGCTGGAAAGGAGGGATGCATCTTTCATTTTGAACAAATGTGCCTTTATGTTTTTGATGCACCTGCACCTAAAACTGTCAGTGCTCAGTTGATTTTGGATCCAGGTCCCTTTGTCCTCTGTCCGTTATAGTGACACACACGCAGTGGAAAATTCAACACCACAAGCCTGAAAGCTGTTTAACTCTAATTCGCATCCAGACTGAGTGCAGTTTGTATTCTTCAAACCTTTATAAAAAATCTGATCTTGCTGTGGGAACTACTGTGCATGTTTAATGGGGTCAAAGGTGaggatgtgtttattttggggATTGCagtttgtggtgctgttgaGATGCATATCATTAAATGAGTCAGTGTGGAGTGAAGGTGAAATATTGGAAATACATGTCTTTATAAAGTAATACAGttcaaaaacaatattaacagaACATTATAACACATATGAACTGATGATTTGCAAGACTGTTATATTACACAGCATTTACCTTAAATATGTGTACCTAAGAAACTGTCAACTGAGTGTTCAGTGTTGTGCAAAGATTTTAGGTAGGTTAAATGTTTGGATCTTTTCTATCTGGCCCCCACAGAGCCCCTCAGAAGACAATGAAACAGATCATCATCAGAGGAACTATATGGCAGCTCTTCCAAGATACTAATGGAAACTCTACTTTCCCAATTAGCTGGAAAACTGTGGAACAAATATACCTGAGACAACAGGTGCTGTTTTAGCTTGATCACTCCAAACACtgatttgatttagattttttttaggATGCTGTTGATAAagtgaatgagagaaagagtCCCCCAGTGGAGGTGGTCTGCAGGCGTCCCCTGGTATCTGATATCTGCTGATGAACCCTGATCTCTGCTGATGATTGATGATCCCTAAAATCTGCTGGTGATCCCTGATTTCTGCTGGTGGCTGGCAACTTCACATCAAGATTCCcagcagaagaccttcaaacataAAAGAGATATTCACCATACTGTCCGATGCTCTAAAAAATCTGCTTACAGAATTAATATGAAATCAATTCATGAATGAAGAATGAAGTTTGCATGCCTATAACCTCTgagcagcactgtgtgtgtgaatgtcaaaGTCAGAAGCAGTGGGTCAAAAGTACAGGAGAGAGTATCAATGGGCTGTGTTTGCGCATGCGCAGTACGGGGAGCGCGTACGTGCCAGGCTAAGTTAGCTGGTGTTAGCTTCCTCCTGCCAAACGTCACTGATTCTTGTAGCTGGCAGCGCCGCAACATGTTCAGAGCCGCCGTCCGACTCTCCGTCTCCGGGGTCCGGAGTGTAACCCGTGCGAGGCCCGGGTGCCAAGGTAAGGCCTCTGCGTGTCTACCACTCGTTAATGTTTCGTTATTTCACAGCGTGTGGGGGGTTTCCAAGAAGCTGTAGCGGAAATTCAAACGTGGCTAGCATGCTACTGCTAGCGTCCCCGGTGTACCGGTCACTTAAAACTATAAACCTCGGCAtcagtgtgttaatgtttctGTCACTTCTCGTGTATTGTGGTGCACCAAAGACATTTTACACGGTTtttctgtgtgctgctgtgaaaCCACCCCGGGGTGGAGCTCGGCCGGGTCCATGTCCTTGTCATGACCCGTTTAGAGAGCTCACACTCGGGCCCTGTAGTTGTGCCTCCGATGCTAGTGGCTAACATGCTAACCAGTTTAGTAAGGTTAAGTGACTGTAGCAGTGTTCAGCCGACCGGTCTCTGAGATAGAATCATGGATATCAACCTGTGTTGCTGTAGACAgtaacaaacaggaaacatacaTTCATATTATCATTTTAGTGTTGGCTGCAATGATGCTACTAAAGCTTTAAGAAAGGAAGAAGATGAATGAGGCATATAAATACATGATATTTACAATCAATGTTGACTCAATAATCGATTCCCACATTGATTTGAATAAATCATCAGGGCCATAGTTCCTTCAGTGTGTTGTCAGCCTGGCATGTACAGTCACATCAGGACAGCCACACTAAGCTACCACACAGCGTTTGTCCTTTACTTCCTCCCTCACTGTAGATACCCTTCAAGCCACAGTTTGCCTCCTGCACCACCTGACACTAGAGGCCGCTGATTTATTTTAGTGCTGACATTAACTgtaacttttattgttttattccgCAGCTCCTTTGGCCTCGAGGTGTTACTCACATGGGAAGCAGGAGACGGATGAGGAGTTTGATGCCCGCTGGGTCACCTATTTCAACAAGCCAGACATCGATGCATGGGAGCTGAGAAAAGGTACTTTAATGGAACTGTCGTGACCCTCAGCAGTAAAGATGCAAGCCctgaaaaacattgacaaatAGATGATTAATTCATAGTGTAACTGCAACACTTAAAGGCtcattgtgtaagatttaggggaaaggaatctattggcagaaattgaatatgaaataatcctagtgatgtttcatctaaattgtacaaagtGTTGTTTTCGTTACCCCCGAATAGGCCCTTTATATCCAAA
This genomic interval from Paralichthys olivaceus isolate ysfri-2021 chromosome 7, ASM2471397v2, whole genome shotgun sequence contains the following:
- the LOC109624165 gene encoding cytochrome c oxidase subunit 5A, mitochondrial-like; this encodes MGCVCACAVRGARTCQAKLAGVSFLLPNVTDSCSWQRRNMFRAAVRLSVSGVRSVTRARPGCQAPLASRCYSHGKQETDEEFDARWVTYFNKPDIDAWELRKGMNTLIGYDLVPEPKILEAALRACRRLDDLASAVRILEAVKHKAGPHKDIYPYLIQELQPTLSELGVSTPEDLGIDKL